The Colletotrichum higginsianum IMI 349063 chromosome 2, whole genome shotgun sequence genome has a segment encoding these proteins:
- a CDS encoding L-amino acid oxidase codes for MSLLNPRTLVAALLLAPTFALPASEAKPARLEERNIGNDGELAAANPRAAFFRKVVDDSCYTNSSKVPTPKDIPLKVGIIGGGAAGLYAAILLDSLGIDYDIHEVSGRVGGRVYTHHFDQQAWDQSTPDDPAYYDYYVSELDNIKSLVGVFPLT; via the coding sequence ATGTCGCTCCTTAATCCCCGCACGCTCGTTGCCGCCCTTTTGTTGGCACCCACATTCGCTTTGCCTGCTTCTGAAGCCAAGCCGGCTCGACTGGAAGAGAGGAATAtcggcaacgacggcgagctcgccgccgcgaacCCCCGTGCCGCATTCTTCCGAAAGGTCGTTGACGATTCCTGCTACACAAACTCCAGCAAGGTGCCGACTCCAAAGGACATTCCGCTCAAGGTGGGCATCattggaggaggggcagcAGGTCTCTACGCTGCCATTCTGCTGGACTCCCTCGGTATCGACTACGACATCCACGAGGTGTCCGGCCGCGTCGGTGGGAGAGTATATACCCATCACTTCGATCAGCAGGCATGGGACCAGTCGACGCCCGACGATCCTGCGTACTACGACTACTATGTGAGCGAGTTGGATAACATAAAATCGCTTGTCGGAGTCTTCCCGCTGACGTGA
- a CDS encoding EC86 protein produces the protein MRGLPKVGGPDKAVYRIPVTPARRCTRKLCLLQASGAYRRGQTAVDLDTFLVQEKVHTQIHNSSPHKVSSQYTMFLITIFTGAAALLVGAEASAVPRQAIADPHITNFRIWSAEGCAQEGNLGVWTITQSQTNVCQPTFNAPGDDVKSIRLNSLVDGCEVFVYPTAGCEGAAQKVNVETCEGIDVEDSAQKLLSFKVVCA, from the exons ATGCGAGGACTGCCCAAGGTCGGAGGTCCCGACAAAGCGGTCTACAGGATTCCGGTGACACCTGCGCGACGGTGTACCCGAAAGCTTTGTTTGCTGCAAGCCTCGGGCGCGTACAGACGAGGCCAGAC GGCTGTAGATCTCGATACATTCCTCGTTCAGGAGAAGGTTCACACACAAATCCACAACTCGTCCCCTCACAAAGTCTCCTCACAGTATACCATGTTCCTCATTACCATCTTTACCGGGGCCGCTGCTCTTTTGGTCGGAGCTGAAGCCAGCGCCGTGCCCCGTCAAGCCATCGCAGACCCGCACATTACCAACTTCCGGATCTGGAGCGCAGAGGGCTGTGCTCAAGAGGGCAACCTCGGCGTGTGGACCATCACCCAGTCGCAGACCAACGTTTGCCAGCCGACATTCAATGCGCCGGGCGATGATGTCAAGTCGATCCGTCTCAACAGTCTCGTCGACGGTTGCGAAG TATTTGTCTATCCCACGGCAGGATGTGAAGGTGCTGCCCAAAAGGTCAACGTGGAGACGTGCGAGGGAATCGATGTTGAAGACAGTGCTCAGAAGCTTCTGAGCTTCAAGGTTGTCTGCGCCTGA
- a CDS encoding L-amino acid oxidase translates to MRFPPMPYMDRIIGNKSWSLIPYINKQVSERDQVVQKHYIFKTDNTLRRYNGVTSLLQEPTSASPDRYDVPVFDSAFETQSASTVWADQVKFMTDELTADFTSGFNLLMEYDSVTVRQFLLDKGFTNTEIDWLETINDATGHYDMYSMSQAVLEQWIFDSADINKWTLINGGMDMLTKGMNLVVKNKPVLHNRVTDIKKGPSGTLKVVVNGTEEYSYAHVISTVPLGALQVINMTELDLSYFENNAIRTLKWENLTTGNFQGGQSFTDLPIRRCVYPSYGVDVPNAPGSMIASYVWGQDASRLGSYLNPHNPTTQAPYQPESADVLIDVMLRNLAELHGVSHEFVLSQFETYHAYDWYGSAYSNGAFAIFGPGQFSSTLPWLMRPAANGHLHFGGEALSSGHAWIIGAVNSAWRTVFEILDTEGLEDKKKEFIDQWGVIDEVDMGWYNWSPEGEP, encoded by the exons ATGCGTTTCCCGCCCATGCCCTACATGGACCGCATCATCGGCAACAAATCATGGAGTCTCATCCCTTACATCAACAAGCAGGTCTCCGAACGCGACCAGGTGGTCCAGAAGCACTACATCTTCAAGACGGACAACACGTTGAGACGCTACAACGGCGTCACGTCCCTGCTCCAAGAACCTACCTCGGCGTCCCCCGACCGATACGACGTGCCCGTCTTCGACTCGGCCTTTGAGACGCAGTCCGCAAGCACGGTCTGGGCGGACCAGGTCAAGTTCATGACCGACGAGCTGACGGCGGACTTCACCTCCGGGTTCAACCTGCTCATGGAGTACGACTCCGTGACGGTGCGGCAGTTCCTGCTGGACAAGGGCTTCACCAACACCGAGATCGACTGGCTGGAGACCATCAACGACGCCACCGGCCACTACGACATGTACTCCATGTCCCAGGCCGTGCTGGAGCAGTGGATCTTTGACAGCGCCGACATCAACAAGTGGACCCTCATCAACGGCGGCATGGACATGCTGACCAAGGGCATGaacctcgtcgtcaagaacAAGCCCGTCCTCCACAACAGGGTCACCGACATCAAGAAGGGCCCCAGCGGCACGCTGaaggtcgtcgtcaacggcacCGAGGAGTACAGCTACGCCCACGTCATCTCGACCGTCCCGCTGGGCGCCCTCCAGGTCATCAACATGACCGAGTTGGATCTGAGCTACTTTGAGAACAATGCCATCCGCACCTTGAA GTGGGAGAACCTCACGACCGGCAACTTTCAGGGCGGCCAGTCCTTCACCGATCTCCCCATCCGCCGCTGCGTGTATCCCTCCTACGGTGTCGACGTGCCGAACGCGCCCGGCTCCATGATCGCCAGCTACGTCTGGGGCCAGGACGCCTCGCGCCTGGGATCGTACCTGAACCCGCACAACCCGACGACGCAGGCGCCCTACCAGCCCGAGAGCGCCGACGTCCTGATCGACGTGATGCTGAGGAACCTGGCGGAGCTCCACGGCGTGTCTCACGAGTTCGTCCTCTCGCAGTTCGAGACCTACCACGCGTACGACTGGTACGGCTCGGCCTACTCCAACGGCGCGTTCGCCATCTTCGGGCCGGGCCAGTTCAGCAGCACCCTCCCCTGGCTGATGCGGCCCGCGGCCAACGGCCACCTGCACTTCGGCGGAGAGGCGCTGAGCTCCGGGCACGCGTGGATCATTGGCGCTGTGAACAGCGCCTGGAGGACCGTGTTCGAGATTCTGGACACCGAGGGGCttgaggacaagaagaaggagttcATCGACCAGTGGGGGgtcatcgacgaggtcgacatgGGCTGGTACAACTGGTCGCCAGAGGGCGAACcttga
- a CDS encoding Membrane-associated proteins in eicosanoid and glutathione metabolism, translating to MSTQPIGLTTVPKLLPVTGTFALPFAVYYAFLSLRVVGERLKDKHYLGQDSSKPGADSKKSPGANKLYLASRSHANFAENVPWAFVLASLVELNGGSRKALGWLLGSFLVLRVVHAELGIMQVQGTGNGRPVGYFGSIGVVGTLAAYGAYLVKGYWGY from the exons ATGAGCACCCAACCAATTGGCCTGACTACGGTCCCGAAGCTGCTGC CTGTAACCGGCACTTTCGCGCTCCCATTCGCAGTGTACTACGCATTCCTCAGCCTGCGAGTGGTCGGCGAACGGCTCAAAGACAAACACTACCTCGGCCAAGACTCTTCCAAGCCCGGGGCGGACTCGAAGAAATCGCCCGGTGCCAACAAGCTCTACCTCGCCTCGCGGTCGCATGCCAACTTTGCCGAGAACGTCCCGTGGGCGTTTGTCCTTGCGTCGCTGGTCGAGCTGAACGGGGGCAGCCGCAAGGCTCTCGGCTGGCTCCTCGGGAGTTTCTTGGTCCTTCGTGTGGTCCACGCGGAGTTGGGCATCATGCAGGTCCAGGGAACCGGCAACGGCCGACCCGTTGGCTATTTCGGCAGCATCGGTGTGGTTGGCACACTTGCGGCCTATGGAGCGTACCTTGTCAAGGGTTACTGGGGTTACTGA
- a CDS encoding BZIP transcription factor JlbA/IDI-4 has product MVPSLPTQSYRGHGSPADLQGSFQTGLVETSRMQGYIGLCDVPSPNTDNANMARTGSVDEVLRPKPSGGSNRRRVQNYAVDDTGSVDEDNASTIRRQRNTIAARRYRQKGRDRIAELESALRVVEEERDRLKLELARKEAEVDALREVLRK; this is encoded by the exons ATGGTCCCTTCGCTACCAACACAATCGTACC GCGGCCACGGATCTCCCGCCGACCTCCAGGGTAGTTTCCAAACTGGCCTTGTGGAGACTTCCAGAATGCAAGGCTACATCGGACTGTGCGATGTGCCGTCGCCAAACACCGACAATGCCAATATGGCACGCACGGGTTCTGTCGATGAGGTCCTACGGCCCAAGCCCTCAGGTGGCAGCAACAGGCGCAGGGTCCAAAACTACGCAGTCGACGACACAGGATCGGTTGACGAAGACAATGCCAGCACCATCAGGAGACAGCGcaacaccatcgccgcccgccgGTATCGCCAAAAAGGCCGCGACCGTATCGCCGAGTTGGAGTCCGCCCTGAGGGTCGTGGAAGAGGAGCGAGACCGGCTCAAGTTGGAGCTTGCAAGGAaagaggccgaggttgacgcGTTGAGGGAGGTTTTGAGAAAGTAG
- a CDS encoding NmrA-like family protein, whose translation MSAIKKVTVVGGSGNLGPSIIRGLLAGLFEVTALSRKESSATFPSEVTVKKVDINSLEEVTAALQGQDAVVSIVGTAGFASQKTLADAALAAGVKRFIPSEFGINTREARGTKIGGILTPKIQTVDYLTELSEKNSSFTWTGIAVGPFFDWDFSGGLLGFEVKNKTVNIFDSGNEPVSPSTLGFIGESVAGVLKNLEATANKYIQVASFTTTQRELLKVVEEQTGSTFTVNNVKTSDLEKTADEKLAKGDYSAFIQLLQQHLFGDGNGNATKDNAAVKLLGLQESDVKAETKKALAAWK comes from the exons ATGTCTGCGATTAAGAAGGTCACCGTTGTCGGA GGTTCCGGAAACCTTGGCCCCAGCATTATTCGCGGTCTTTTGGCGGGCCTTTTCGAAGTCACGGCGCTCTCCAGAAAGGAGTCTTCCGCAACATTCCCTTCTGAAGTGACTGTCAAGAAGGTCGACATCAACTCGCTCGAGGAAGTGACCGCTGCCCTCCAGGGCCAAGACGCCGTTGTCTCCATCGTTGGAACAGCCGGTTTTGCCAGCCAGAAGACCCTTGCTGACGCCGCgcttgccgccggcgtcaagcGTTTCATTCCCTCCGAGTTTGGCATCAACACCCGGGAGGCCCGCGGCACCAAGATCGGCGGCATCTTGACCCCCAAGATCCAGACCGTTGATTACCTGACCGAGCTTTCCGAGAAGAACAGCTCATTCACCTGGACCGGCATTGCTGTCGGTCCGTTCTTTGACTGG GACTTCAGCGGCGGTCTTCTTGGCTTTGAAGTTAAGAACAAGACTGTCAACATTTTCGACTCCGGCAACGAGCCTGTGTCTCCGTCCACCCTCGGCTTCATCGGAGAGTCTGTCGCCGGCGTGCTGAAGAACCTCGAGGCGACCGCCAACAAGTACATCCAGGTCGCCTCTTTCACAACAACCCAGCGCGAGCTGCTCAAGGTGGTCGAGGAGCAGACCGGCTCCACCTTCACCGTCAACAACGTCAAGACTTCGGACCTGGAGAAgaccgccgacgagaagctggccaagggCGACTACAGCGCCTTCATCCAGTTGCTCCAGCAGCACCtcttcggcgacggcaacggaAATGCCACGAAGGACAATGCTGCGGTGAAGCtcttgggcctgcaggagaGCGATGTCAAGGCGGAGACAAAGAAGGCTCTGGCTGCGTGGAAGTAG
- a CDS encoding Acetyltransferase: protein MPIEIRKALDRDLRRCAEIGHQAFANNPFFKVKFPGYVPKDGFLGLRTDDLSRQLREDPTARMFVAVDTERRGDSAIVGFAKWNVYPSGMPYAKSTPSSWGAAANVDVCKAVFGGVEEMRNRLMAGKPCIFTDPMYQQRGVGQHLMAFGIQESLRLDIPIYLESTEAGHSLYSNIGFDDVEVHRADIAKSGQSRPHLIWAMIREAYCWFP, encoded by the exons ATGCCCATCGAGATACGGAAGGCTCTGGACCGCGACCTCAGGCGTTGTGCCGAGATAGGGCACCAGGCGTTCGCCAACAACCCATTCTTCAAGGTCAAGTTTCCCGGCTACGTGCCGAAAGATGGATTCCTTGGCCTCCGGACGGACGACCTGTCGAGGCAGCTCCGCGAGGACCCAACCGCTCGTATGTTCGTAGCGGTGGACACGGAGCGGCGAGGCGACAGCGCGATAGTGGGGTTCGCCAAGTGGAATGTCTACCCGAGTGGCATGCCCTACGCCAAGTCCACACCGTCCTCGTGGGGCGCCGCAGCCAACGTCGACGTGTGCAAGGCAGTCTTCGGCGGGGTTGAAGAGATGCGAAATCGTTTGATGGCAGGCAAGCCATGTATCT TCACGGACCCGATGTATCAACAGCGTGGTGTCGGACAGCACCTGATGGCTTTCGGCATTCAAGAATCTCTCCGTCTGGATATTCCAATCTACCTCGAGTCTACGGAAGCAGGCCACTCGTTGTATTCGAACATTGGGTTTGATGATGTCGAGGTCCATCGCGCTGATATAGCCAAGTCTGGACAGTCGCGGCCTCACTTGATCTGGGCTATGATTCGGGAGGCCTATTGTTGGTTCCCATAA
- a CDS encoding Ethyl tert-butyl ether degradation: protein MLLSAPFALAAMALTTSFVSGTSTGQTQLVTYLKKGANLTRAEFWDYWQTQHAPKVAPLAVHLGITRYQQIQVSGQVLPTLVGRDEPSSEVPVEFDGIAMLLYPSVEVIHAFVTHPYYTDVVEPDEHNFMDKSAFGAGMVATFRGTQIEVADDNEYVWTGDRATRQLYMDLFATYL, encoded by the exons ATGCTTCTATCAGCTCCCTTCGCCCTTGCGGCAATGGCCTTGACCACCAGTTTCGTCTCGGGCACCAGCACGGGACAGACCCAGCTGGTCACCTACCTCAAAAAGGGCGCGAATCTGACCCGGGCCGAGTTCTGGGACTACTGGCAGACCCAGCACGCACCCAAAGTGGCTCCTCTCGCCGTACATCTCGGTATAACCCGTTACCAGCAG ATCCAAGTCAGCGGCCAAGTGCTCCCAACACTGGTCGGGCGGGACGAGCCATCCTCGGAGGTGCCCGTCGAGttcgacggcatcgccatgTTGCTGTACCCGTCTGTCGAGGTCATCCACGCGTTCGTCACGCACCCGTACTACACCGACGTGGTGGAGCCGGACGAGCACAACTTCATGGACAAGTCTGCGTTCGGCGCAGGGATGGTTGCGACGTTCAGGGGGACCCAGATCGAAGTGGCCGACGACAATGAGTATGTGTGGACCGGCGACCGGGCGACTCGACAGTTGTATATGGATCTCTTCGCGACATACTTGTAA
- a CDS encoding MFS multidrug transporter, with amino-acid sequence MPPFTPDDRVKTPLEGVSAADSDVQRSLAAVAEASSNCRDVKEKTPVPLNPGEATAPVSPPVALIVVEIPLDIDALEPSFRLTECFRSNGIQGFSEETYPAAIDAQHQSPFSWSLGKKTTVLFGTFFAATLAAYSAGAYAMAAVPLTEKWGLSDTEFNLGITLFVLGFGFAPMVLALVSETHGRYWVFVGSGAVFFLGTLGCAVTQSFAGMLVSRLVTGNGASVFATLTGGVVGDVFRKEQRNTPMALYSLTIMVGTGLGPMVSGVVVDHLHWRWIFYLQMITVGSTTLAIFFCFDETRSNVVLGRKCAALNNHLESLHLFRVAPRQGAEGTALLERDAPLSSANHPQQQTVRVTFTARSDGPALDMSIIWRSFSFPLKLLFTESVVFWFSAWVSFAWAILYMQFNSVGLAFRSVHGFSSAQVGGVYAAVIVGSVIGAAVTIFQDPVFRRLMPRRMATPEGRLYSACVESLFLPVGLFWFGWSSSPDVPWAVPALAIVSVTVGIFTVYLAVFNYLADTYHRYASSALAAQSMCRNLLAGVFPLFTNVMFQRLGYGVAGSLLGGIGLLLSLVPWLLCIYGERIRGRSPFAGQLKAG; translated from the coding sequence ATGCCACCCTTCACACCCGATGACCGGGTCAAGACGCCGCTGGAAGGCGTCTCTGCCGCTGACTCCGACGTCCAACGGTCGCTGGCGGCTGTGGCCGAGGCTAGCAGCAATTGCCGCGATGTCAAGGAGAAGACACCAGTGCCCCTGAACCCCGGCGAGGCCACCGCCCCAGTCTCGCCGCCCGTCgccctcatcgtcgtcgagataCCCCTGGACATCGACGCCCTAGAGCCGTCCTTTCGACTGACGGAGTGTTTCCGGTCCAACGGCATCCAAGGCTTCTCGGAAGAGACCTACccggccgccatcgacgcACAGCACCAGTCGCCCTTCTCCTGGTCCCTCGGCAAGAAGACGACTGTCCTCTTCGGcaccttcttcgccgcgACCCTCGCCGCCTACTCCGCCGGCGCCTACGCCATGGCCGCGGTGCCTCTGACAGAGAAATGGGGCCTCTCGGACACCGAGTTCAACCTCGGCATcaccctcttcgtcctcggcttcggcttcgcgCCCAtggtcctcgccctcgtcagcgAGACCCACGGCCGCTACTGGGTCTTCgtcggctccggcgccgtcttcttcctcggcaccCTCGGCTGCGCCGTCACGCAGTCCTTCGCCGGCATGCTGGTCTCGCGCCTCGTCACGGGCAACGGCGCCTCCGTCTTCGCCACCCTgaccggcggcgtcgtcggcgacgtcttCCGCAAGGAGCAGCGCAACACGCCCATGGCCCTGTACTCGCTGACCATCATGGTCGGCACCGGCCTGGGGCCCATGGtcagcggcgtcgtcgtcgaccaccTGCACTGGAGATGGATCTTCTACCTGCAGATGATCACCGTCGGCTCGACCACGctggccatcttcttctgtTTCGACGAGACGCGGAGCAACGTCGTCCTGGGGAGGAAGTGCGCGGCCCTGAACAATCACCTCGAGAGCCTTCACCTGTTTCGCGTTGCTCCTCGACAGGGCGCCGAAGGAACGGCTCTCCTCGAACGAGATGCTCCGCTTTCATCCGCAAACCACCCACAACAACAAACTGTCAGAGTCACCTTCACTGCACGCTCTGACGGCCCGGCCCTCGACATGAGCATCATATGGCGAAGCTTCTCCTTCCCGCTGAAGCTGCTCTTCACCGAGTCCGTCGTCTTCTGGTTCTCGGCCTGGGTCTCCTTCGCGTGGGCGATCCTCTACATGCAGTTCAACAGCGTCGGCTTGGCCTTCCGCTCCGTCCACGGCTTCAGCAGCGCCCAGGTCGGCGGGGTCTATgcggccgtcatcgtcgggTCCGTCATCGGGGCAGCCGTCACCATCTTCCAAGATCCCGTCTTCAGGAGGCTGATGCCGCGCCGCATGGCCACACCCGAAGGCCGCCTCTATTCGGCCTGCGTCGAGTCTCTGTTCCTCCCCGTCGGCCTGTTCTGGTTCGGCTGGAGCTCGTCGCCCGACGTCCCGTGGGCCGTGCCGGCCCTCGCCATCGTTTCCGTGACGGTGGGCATCTTCACCGTTTACCTCGCCGTTTTCAACTATCTCGCGGACACCTACCACCGCTAcgcctcgtcggcgctcgCGGCGCAGTCCATGTGCCGGAACCTGCTGGCAGGCGTCTTCCCCCTATTCACAAACGTCATGTTTCAGCGCCTGGGGTATGGCGTCGCGGGGAGTCTTCTCGGCGGGATTGGCTTGCTGCTCTCGCTCGTGCCGTGGCTGCTGTGTATCTATGGCGAGAGGATCCGAGGTCGGAGTCCTTTTGCAGGGCAGCTGAAAGCAGGCTAA